From the Leptospira perdikensis genome, the window TCCAACTTACGATTTGGTTGATTCACTTTTATATAAAAAAACAATCTCTTTCACAAACTCTACATCCCTTACGTTATATTATTTTTTTTACTCTTCTATTTTTTTTCCTGATTTGGAATACGATTAATTATTCACACCCACTAGGCACAAGATACCTAACCAATTTTGGTAAAATAGAAAAACAAATCCATGAACAAATTCAAATTTTTTTGGCAATTGTATTCACATATCCAAGATCCAATGCCTGGGCCTTAGGTTTTTTTATACATACCCCTGTATTTTTATATACCCTCATCCAATTACGAAAAAAACAAATTTTTCAAAACCCAACCCTACTCTTTCATTTTTCGATAGTTATCATTTTTACATTGCTAGTTGGTATCACCGCACCTAATGATGGAGTGACTTTAACTGGAAGGTATTTATCAGTTTTGATTTTACCACTGTCTTTCCTTCTGAACGATCAAATTGCAGAATTAAAAAAAACTAAAATACGTTTTTATTTATTTTTTGTATGGTCTTATCTCTGCACCTTACTCATTTTAGTCGTTTTTTATTTATCTAGCCAAGAGCTAAAAAAACTACGTAAAGAATTGGCTCAGTTTGAATCTCCGTTAATAGTCACCACCAACGAACTCCTTTCCGGAAGTTACGGTTTAGATCTACTGAACAAAAAAGTAATTTCTGTTCGGAAGGAATACTTTGTAAAATATCTATTTTACAACATTCAAAATGCAAAACAAAATGAATTTATGGTTTTGACAGTTGCAAAAGTGACCAAATATAATAAAGAAGAAAAGGATGTCTTTGCAGAAATATTATCGGAAGCCAAATATTCAGGTTATGATTGTTCCAAAGAAGAACGTTCTGCAAGGGTGATTGGTCGGAGATGTATCAAAATAGAAAAGTAACCACCTTTATAGATAATTTTTTATTTTAGGTTCTGTTCCTTCAAATTGTATTCCACAGATTTTAAGAAAAATTTTCCATAAATAAAATCTCCTGCAGGATCATTCCAAATGGCCTCTCCATAAGTAGGAACTTTAATCCCGTTAAATTCTTTATAATCGCGAACAGGAGTTGTCCAACGTAACTTCCGTAAACTTCCATCATCCTGTAGGGCAGAACGATCCTCCGAAACAAATTTAACAAGTTCCCCTTTTTCATTAAAATAAAGGAAGGCTGAAACCTTATATTTACCGTTTTGATAAATTACCTTAGCAGACAAACGATCCACTGGATCCCAAGTAATTTTTTGATCAATGAGTGCCGATGGTATAAATAAACATAAATCGTTTAGTACTGTTACCGTTTCTGCGATCGACAGCTCTTCACCAGATAAATTGACAACGTCGAACAGAGATGCTACACGAACAACCATCGTTGCTTTTTCTTCGGAATAAGAATGTAAAACACGAAATGGGATTCCCATCTTATTTGCTTTCATAAAAAAATAACGAGCAGGATGTTTCAAAAAATT encodes:
- a CDS encoding LA_3751/LA_3752 family putative glycosyltransferase; its protein translation is MTKYRNTAITLFCLSFSLLLIQFLIRVDTYYLSDPLVKMIQVISLWNQNWSTEGILYPSTDLDPLFLMSPLNESFVFLHEGKLIGPFPIGFTFLYSIFGLIPFRFLPYLNVVFLILFIRLLYKNGIQPSVLILTILGTVAFPLLIDFSENGLFLIFAGYGYTFLYQAFLNDKKENWILGNIFLGLSLWFRLEGILLFLTIQLTIWLIHFYIKKQSLSQTLHPLRYIIFFTLLFFFLIWNTINYSHPLGTRYLTNFGKIEKQIHEQIQIFLAIVFTYPRSNAWALGFFIHTPVFLYTLIQLRKKQIFQNPTLLFHFSIVIIFTLLVGITAPNDGVTLTGRYLSVLILPLSFLLNDQIAELKKTKIRFYLFFVWSYLCTLLILVVFYLSSQELKKLRKELAQFESPLIVTTNELLSGSYGLDLLNKKVISVRKEYFVKYLFYNIQNAKQNEFMVLTVAKVTKYNKEEKDVFAEILSEAKYSGYDCSKEERSARVIGRRCIKIEK
- a CDS encoding DUF6544 family protein, which produces MKQANINHRMTEIWRISLCFLCLGCQTIQSSFESKVESEFKKQPLFGLTIVTESDIRHMPTPVQKYLRYTGVIGKPKVQNIRITFDELMYQNSNSKPMVSSSDQYNFLKHPARYFFMKANKMGIPFRVLHSYSEEKATMVVRVASLFDVVNLSGEELSIAETVTVLNDLCLFIPSALIDQKITWDPVDRLSAKVIYQNGKYKVSAFLYFNEKGELVKFVSEDRSALQDDGSLRKLRWTTPVRDYKEFNGIKVPTYGEAIWNDPAGDFIYGKFFLKSVEYNLKEQNLK